A region of Candidatus Bathyarchaeia archaeon DNA encodes the following proteins:
- a CDS encoding Asd/ArgC dimerization domain-containing protein yields the protein MEKLKVGVLGATGAAGLEFVRALCGHPWFELEELYASERSVGKAFEEACTLDLSGIPEEVREKRLQGIGEVGKGLDLICSALPSEIAREVEGECARHTPVISTTSAFRYEDDVPILITEVNADHHRLLGLQRRRGWEGWIAPGPNCTTVGLVVSLCPIYRELGIKRVIMSSYQSVSGGGYALIQKWRAQRKIELPEPLEGVREPIRDPEVVLEGNVIGYIEKEEAKVKREALKILGDYVDGRIEPARFRIDCSCVRVPTLRGHFETVFVETEEACSEEDVKAIYEEFNKRCRREFGDLPSSPEKTIVVLDRSPQPIFDVSLGGGMSTVVGRIERIDAYDNGIKYQVLSDNTQRGAAKGMVQVAEYLYKIGYL from the coding sequence ATGGAAAAGCTGAAGGTCGGCGTTCTAGGGGCGACGGGGGCGGCTGGCTTGGAGTTCGTTAGGGCGCTTTGCGGGCATCCGTGGTTCGAGCTGGAGGAGCTTTACGCCTCCGAGAGAAGCGTTGGGAAGGCCTTCGAGGAAGCCTGCACATTGGACCTATCGGGCATACCGGAGGAAGTGAGGGAGAAGAGGCTCCAGGGGATCGGGGAAGTTGGCAAGGGGCTGGATTTGATATGCTCGGCCCTCCCATCGGAGATCGCGAGGGAGGTCGAGGGTGAATGCGCGAGGCATACGCCCGTCATAAGCACGACCTCCGCCTTCAGGTATGAGGACGATGTCCCGATATTGATAACGGAGGTGAACGCCGACCACCATAGGCTATTGGGCCTCCAGAGGCGGAGGGGCTGGGAGGGCTGGATCGCCCCCGGCCCGAATTGCACGACGGTGGGCCTCGTGGTATCGCTTTGCCCAATATACAGGGAGCTGGGCATCAAGAGGGTCATAATGTCATCGTATCAATCGGTCTCGGGAGGGGGATATGCCCTAATACAAAAATGGAGGGCCCAAAGGAAGATCGAGCTCCCGGAGCCCTTGGAGGGCGTTAGGGAGCCCATAAGGGACCCGGAGGTGGTTCTGGAGGGCAACGTCATAGGCTATATCGAGAAGGAGGAGGCGAAGGTCAAAAGGGAGGCGTTGAAGATATTGGGCGACTACGTCGACGGCAGGATAGAGCCCGCGAGGTTCAGGATAGATTGCAGCTGCGTCAGGGTGCCGACACTGAGGGGGCATTTCGAAACGGTCTTCGTGGAAACCGAGGAGGCCTGTTCCGAGGAGGATGTGAAGGCCATCTACGAGGAGTTCAATAAGCGCTGCAGGAGGGAATTCGGGGATCTGCCATCCAGCCCGGAGAAGACCATAGTGGTCTTGGACAGGAGTCCGCAGCCCATATTCGACGTGAGCCTCGGGGGCGGCATGTCCACGGTGGTCGGGAGGATCGAGAGGATCGACGCCTACGATAACGGCATCAAGTATCAGGTCCTCTCCGATAATACGCAAAGGGGGGCCGCTAAGGGCATGGTCCAAGTCGCGGAATACCTCTACAAGATCGGGTATCTCTGA